A portion of the Carya illinoinensis cultivar Pawnee chromosome 11, C.illinoinensisPawnee_v1, whole genome shotgun sequence genome contains these proteins:
- the LOC122280861 gene encoding uncharacterized protein LOC122280861, with protein sequence MIQRLKHDVVKRIRDGVYHVNVENTGDVVYSVAPRDNSISRESYNLAAACSNEFVLKSLYYFYPNYNQVCHVMEYYQQSLEHWLQENSLFDHQVKNLNPEFLQIIRLLNFENHPIFLSPLQRLCYRVTAYTFLYFGKSKNSFELTLNKKLQKCKWKDRVDKFQVVLHFREKKQRRKFLYDQSAISFMRFARNVIVHLDDNFSQDLVSKKLTAEEVEEELNTCMPKFMPILHEVLVDHGHLMIVLDAVLK encoded by the exons ATGATTCAAAGACTGAAACATGATGTCGTGAAACGAATCCGTGATGGAGTTTATCATGTCAATGTAGAGAACACAGGAGATGTCGTATATAGTGTTGCACCCCGAGATAATTCAATAAGTAGAGAATCCTACAATTTGGCAGCAGCATGCTCTAATGAATTTGTGTTGAAGAGTCTTTATTATTTCTATCCGAACTACAACCAAGTTTGCCATGTAATGGAGTACTACCAGCAAAGTCTTGAGCATTGGTTGCAAGAGAATTCTCTCTTTGATCATCAAGTGAAAAATCTGAATCCAGAGTTTCTTCAGATTATTAG GTTGCTCAATTTTGAAAATCATCCAATATTTCTATCCCCTTTACAAAGATTGTGCTACAGGGTGACTGCTTATACGTTCTTGTATTTTGGAAAATCAAAAAATTCCTTTGAGTTGACACTAAATAAAAAGCTCCAAAAATGCAAGTGGAAGGACAGGGTTGATAAATTTCAAGTGGTGCTTCATTTCCGTGAAAAAAAACAACGGAGAAAATTTCTGTATGACCAGTCTGCCATATCTTTTATGAGGTTTGCCAGAAATGTCATTGTGCATCTTGATGACAATTTTAGTCAAGAT TTAGTTAGCAAGAAACTGACTGCAGAGGAGGTTGAGGAAGAGCTTAATACATGCATGCCCAAGTTCATGCCCATCTTACATGAAGTCCTTGTTGACCATGGCCATCTTATGATTGTACTTGATGC GGTTCTCAAGTGA